The Alkalibacter saccharofermentans DSM 14828 genome has a window encoding:
- a CDS encoding SixA phosphatase family protein encodes MVDNIVLFRHGKAQDKGSSISDELRQLTKEGIVSLQSEMIGLINMLPKYLNIQIWASPLKRSLETAEIIDSYLKSQNIIIYDFIGSGAYSALINELRSCSNDTVLIAGHEPWLGDWSKRMTGCHLPFKKGAAALLKPDSSFDKFDISWFLQPYALTELSCKIKR; translated from the coding sequence ATGGTCGATAATATTGTTCTATTTCGACATGGAAAGGCTCAAGACAAAGGTTCATCAATCTCCGACGAACTTCGTCAATTAACCAAGGAAGGTATTGTCAGCCTGCAATCGGAAATGATAGGTCTGATTAATATGCTGCCAAAATATCTAAATATCCAAATTTGGGCCAGCCCCCTTAAGAGAAGTCTTGAAACTGCAGAGATTATTGACAGCTATTTAAAAAGCCAAAATATTATTATATACGACTTTATAGGAAGCGGTGCATATAGCGCCTTAATAAACGAGCTTAGATCATGTTCCAATGATACGGTTTTAATTGCTGGACATGAGCCTTGGCTTGGTGACTGGAGCAAACGGATGACCGGTTGTCACCTACCTTTTAAAAAGGGAGCAGCAGCTCTCTTGAAGCCGGATTCGTCTTTTGATAAGTTTGATATCTCATGGTTTCTCCAGCCTTATGCGCTAACAGAACTCAGCTGCAAGATAAAGAGGTGA
- a CDS encoding CHAD domain-containing protein — MGLDMILNSALKELEGTVKDLFCKKDDPESVHTFRIKARQLRSLLYFFKPLIEPNSYSAYQATLKNLGLAFSEIREYDVIIKYWMEITASNEDILPFPAKVTDYFSQRLTQLKKDTYHKVDEDYVLKNIKSIDTSLLIYNSKITSQKDFEKYCKKRIASIIKKISIDFDNLNINDDEAVHSLRKLIKKLRYSLKCLQPHTKSDYEKLLKNSKNISDVLGVICDCNRFIWILSNIGKSSSLEFTFEKGVFTGWLIEKRSAYLGMLNNLRV; from the coding sequence TTGGGCTTGGATATGATACTAAACTCAGCATTAAAAGAACTTGAAGGTACCGTGAAAGATCTATTTTGCAAAAAAGACGATCCCGAATCAGTTCATACTTTTAGAATCAAGGCAAGACAGCTTCGCTCCCTGCTTTATTTTTTTAAGCCTTTGATTGAACCTAATAGCTACTCAGCTTACCAAGCCACCTTGAAAAATTTGGGTCTTGCTTTTTCAGAAATCCGGGAATACGATGTCATTATTAAATATTGGATGGAAATAACCGCCTCCAACGAAGATATACTTCCCTTTCCCGCCAAGGTAACTGACTATTTTTCTCAAAGATTGACTCAGCTAAAGAAAGATACTTACCACAAAGTAGATGAAGATTATGTTTTAAAAAACATAAAGTCGATTGATACATCTCTTCTGATATACAATAGCAAAATAACTTCCCAGAAGGATTTTGAAAAATACTGTAAAAAGAGAATTGCATCGATAATAAAAAAGATATCAATCGATTTCGATAATTTAAATATCAATGACGATGAAGCTGTTCACAGTTTGCGAAAATTAATCAAAAAGCTGCGATATTCTCTTAAATGCCTGCAACCCCATACAAAATCTGACTATGAAAAATTGTTAAAAAACAGCAAAAATATTTCTGATGTCCTGGGCGTCATCTGTGATTGCAACAGATTTATATGGATTTTAAGCAATATCGGTAAATCTTCGTCTCTCGAATTTACATTTGAAAAGGGCGTTTTTACAGGATGGCTTATCGAAAAAAGATCAGCATACCTAGGCATGCTTAACAATTTACGTGTTTAA
- a CDS encoding phosphatase gives MIYALVDVGSNTMRMNIYKCEEHSIKLLFGTKNPAGLAGYVENGSMSQKGIKKAISVLMEFKSIVDNFDIDELYVFATASLRNIDNSEDAVDQIQNKTGLNIDVISGEDEAILDFIGATKVVDVTDGLIVDIGGGSTELVTFENKKIINAISIPIGSLNLYKKCVSQLLPDKKEKKLIRDTIKSELEDIGEIINKPYKIICGVGGTVRATKKLNNSIYDLPDENIEIDIKNIKKILKILSKNSRDSLDAILQVVPDRIHTIIPGMMILNEVSKVFKSDQIVVSSYGVREGYLYDKILKEKALYGKP, from the coding sequence ATGATCTATGCGCTGGTTGATGTGGGTTCAAATACAATGAGGATGAATATCTACAAATGCGAAGAGCACAGTATAAAACTGCTGTTTGGAACCAAAAATCCTGCTGGGCTTGCAGGTTACGTGGAGAATGGATCAATGTCACAAAAGGGCATCAAAAAAGCCATCAGCGTACTGATGGAATTTAAAAGCATAGTCGATAATTTTGATATTGACGAGCTTTACGTATTTGCTACTGCCTCTTTAAGGAACATAGACAACAGTGAAGACGCTGTAGATCAGATACAAAACAAAACCGGGCTAAACATAGATGTCATTTCCGGAGAAGATGAGGCAATACTAGATTTTATAGGTGCGACAAAGGTGGTAGATGTTACTGATGGACTCATCGTCGACATCGGCGGTGGCAGTACCGAGTTAGTGACATTTGAAAACAAGAAAATTATAAATGCCATAAGCATACCGATAGGATCCTTGAATCTATACAAAAAATGCGTCAGCCAATTATTGCCTGACAAAAAAGAAAAGAAACTAATAAGGGATACTATAAAATCCGAGCTGGAAGATATCGGAGAAATCATAAACAAGCCTTACAAAATAATTTGCGGAGTAGGCGGAACAGTCAGGGCAACAAAAAAATTAAATAACTCGATTTACGATCTCCCAGATGAAAATATTGAAATTGACATAAAAAATATCAAAAAAATCTTAAAGATTCTATCAAAGAACTCCCGCGACTCCCTTGATGCCATTTTGCAGGTCGTGCCGGATAGGATTCATACGATAATACCTGGCATGATGATTTTAAACGAGGTCAGCAAGGTCTTTAAAAGCGACCAAATCGTGGTAAGCTCATACGGAGTCAGAGAGGGTTATCTATACGACAAAATATTAAAGGAGAAGGCTTTGTATGGAAAACCATAA